The following are encoded in a window of Primulina eburnea isolate SZY01 chromosome 4, ASM2296580v1, whole genome shotgun sequence genomic DNA:
- the LOC140830506 gene encoding uncharacterized protein At4g17910 isoform X2 codes for MESFNPNKLLKEQFVSYQTGSSMLEIFFLISALSVLILIRHCIGFNFPDSGSVKKDDDGGANGKNLKAYIMALIVDYICIVVPYISLLTVLAQWIYGNTFLIFFLLLFMIAHKRSSLLQEADMDSIRFNISSYRVSVMIVTCFCILAVDFKIFPRRYAKAEFYGTSLMDLGVGSFVVANSLVSRHARGISNVAMKAAFRSTSPLIILGFARLISTSSVNYQVHVGEYGVHWNFFFTLAAVAILSSVFNVSTSYCGILGSFILIGYQALLSFGLNQYMLSETRGVDIISQNKEGIFSIFGYWGMYLVGVQLGSYLFFGGNAGTLRSMKWTRARVWALCILFWLISLLLDKHVERVSRRTCNLAYVSLVLATNLQVLAILMLSDYVPGSKSSVLEEAFNKNLLATFLLANVLTGLVNLSIDTLSVSPISALVILFAYAFVLSFAVGFADYLGIKFKFW; via the exons ATGGAGTCCTTCAATCCGAACAAACTTCTCAAGGAGCA ATTTGTTAGTTACCAAACTGGATCCTCCATGCTCGAGATATTCTTCCTCATTTCAGCTCTTTCG GTTTTGATTCTCATCAGACACTGCATCGGATTCAACTTCCCGGATTCTG GCTCTGTCAAGAAAGATGACGATGGTGGAGCTAATGGCAAGAATTTGAAAGCTTACATTATGGCCCTAATCGTTGATTATATCTGCATTGTTGTTCCTTACATCTCATTATTGACT GTTTTGGCACAGTGGATTTATGGAAACACGTTCTTAATATTTTTTCTGCTGCTTTTCATGATAGCACATAAGAG ATCTTCACTCTTGCAGGAAGCTGACATGGACTCAATTAGGTTTAATATCTCATCCTATAGGGTTTCCGTG ATGATCGTTACGTGTTTCTGTATTCTGGCtgttgattttaaaatatttcccAGAAGATATGCTAAAGCAGAATTTTATGGCACTAGCTTG ATGGATCTTGGAGTAGGCTCGTTTGTAGTGGCAAATTCCTTGGTCTCACGGCATGCACGTGGCATCTCTAATGT AGCAATGAAGGCTGCATTTCGTTCAACAAGTCCGCTAATTATTTTAGGATTCGCACGTCTTATATCTACATCAAGCGTCAATTATCAG GTTCATGTGGGGGAATATGGCGTCCACTGGAATTTCTTTTTCACCCTAGCTGCTGTGGCTATCCTCTCTTCGGTTTTTAATGTTTCAACAAGTTATTGTGGGATTCTAGGTTCTTTTATTCTCATTG GTTACCAGGCTTTACTGTCGTTTGGGTTGAATCAATATATGCTTTCTGAGACAAGGGGAGTAGACATCATTAGCCAAAATAAGGAAGGAATATTTAGCATATTTG GTTATTGGGGCATGTATCTTGTTGGTGTCCAACTAGGAAGTTATCTCTTCTTTGGAGGCAATGCTGGTACTTTAAGATCTATGAAATGGACAAGGGCTAGAGTTTGGGCCCTTTGcattttattttg GTTAATCAGTTTGCTTCTGGACAAGCATGTTGAAAGAGTTTCTCGTCGGACG TGCAACTTAGCATATGTATCTCTTGTGCTGGCTACCAACCTTCAG GTATTAGCCATTCTGATGCTATCAGACTATGTACCTGGAAGTAAAAGTTCAGTTCTTGAAGAAGCATTTAACAAGAACCTACTCGCAACTTTTCTTCTG GCCAACGTTCTTACCGGGTTGGTGAATTTGTCCATTGATACATTGTCTGTGTCCCCTATCTCAGCTCTGGTAATCTTGTTCGCCTACGCTTTTGTTTTATCTTTTGCTGTTGGATTTGCCGATTATCTTGGCATAAAGTTCAAGTTTTGGTAG
- the LOC140830506 gene encoding uncharacterized protein At4g17910 isoform X1 translates to MESFNPNKLLKEQFVSYQTGSSMLEIFFLISALSVLILIRHCIGFNFPDSGSVKKDDDGGANGKNLKAYIMALIVDYICIVVPYISLLTVLAQWIYGNTFLIFFLLLFMIAHKRSSLLQEADMDSIRFNISSYRVSVMIVTCFCILAVDFKIFPRRYAKAEFYGTSLMDLGVGSFVVANSLVSRHARGISNVAMKAAFRSTSPLIILGFARLISTSSVNYQVHVGEYGVHWNFFFTLAAVAILSSVFNVSTSYCGILGSFILIGYQALLSFGLNQYMLSETRGVDIISQNKEGIFSIFGYWGMYLVGVQLGSYLFFGGNAGTLRSMKWTRARVWALCILFWLISLLLDKHVERVSRRTCNLAYVSLVLATNLQTMYLEVKVQFLKKHLTRTYSQLFFWPTFLPGW, encoded by the exons ATGGAGTCCTTCAATCCGAACAAACTTCTCAAGGAGCA ATTTGTTAGTTACCAAACTGGATCCTCCATGCTCGAGATATTCTTCCTCATTTCAGCTCTTTCG GTTTTGATTCTCATCAGACACTGCATCGGATTCAACTTCCCGGATTCTG GCTCTGTCAAGAAAGATGACGATGGTGGAGCTAATGGCAAGAATTTGAAAGCTTACATTATGGCCCTAATCGTTGATTATATCTGCATTGTTGTTCCTTACATCTCATTATTGACT GTTTTGGCACAGTGGATTTATGGAAACACGTTCTTAATATTTTTTCTGCTGCTTTTCATGATAGCACATAAGAG ATCTTCACTCTTGCAGGAAGCTGACATGGACTCAATTAGGTTTAATATCTCATCCTATAGGGTTTCCGTG ATGATCGTTACGTGTTTCTGTATTCTGGCtgttgattttaaaatatttcccAGAAGATATGCTAAAGCAGAATTTTATGGCACTAGCTTG ATGGATCTTGGAGTAGGCTCGTTTGTAGTGGCAAATTCCTTGGTCTCACGGCATGCACGTGGCATCTCTAATGT AGCAATGAAGGCTGCATTTCGTTCAACAAGTCCGCTAATTATTTTAGGATTCGCACGTCTTATATCTACATCAAGCGTCAATTATCAG GTTCATGTGGGGGAATATGGCGTCCACTGGAATTTCTTTTTCACCCTAGCTGCTGTGGCTATCCTCTCTTCGGTTTTTAATGTTTCAACAAGTTATTGTGGGATTCTAGGTTCTTTTATTCTCATTG GTTACCAGGCTTTACTGTCGTTTGGGTTGAATCAATATATGCTTTCTGAGACAAGGGGAGTAGACATCATTAGCCAAAATAAGGAAGGAATATTTAGCATATTTG GTTATTGGGGCATGTATCTTGTTGGTGTCCAACTAGGAAGTTATCTCTTCTTTGGAGGCAATGCTGGTACTTTAAGATCTATGAAATGGACAAGGGCTAGAGTTTGGGCCCTTTGcattttattttg GTTAATCAGTTTGCTTCTGGACAAGCATGTTGAAAGAGTTTCTCGTCGGACG TGCAACTTAGCATATGTATCTCTTGTGCTGGCTACCAACCTTCAG ACTATGTACCTGGAAGTAAAAGTTCAGTTCTTGAAGAAGCATTTAACAAGAACCTACTCGCAACTTTTCTTCTG GCCAACGTTCTTACCGGGTTGGTGA